The DNA segment GTTCACGCTGCTGTTCTTCGTCTACCCGGCGCCGCTGCTTGCGGCGGCCAGCGCGGCGGCGAGGGCGCTCTTCTGAGCACGGCGCGCACGCGGGGCGCGACGCCGGTCGTACGTTATCCCTCCGTCGGCTCGACCAATGCCGAGGCGATGGCGCAGGCGAGGGGACCCGCCCCGCGCTGGTTCGTTGCCGAGCGGCAGACCGGCGGACGGGGGCGGCGGGGGCGACCGTGGACGTCCGAGCCGGGCAATCTTTACGCGTCGCTCCTGCTTGTCGATGCCGGCCCGGCGGCGCGCCTGCCGGAGCTCTGTTTCGTCGCCGCGCTTGGTCTCTACGATGCGGTGCGCGCGGTGACAGGTATCGATCCGCTGCGCATTGGCCTCAAATGGCCGAATGACGTATTGATTGACGGCGCCAAGCTGGCGGGGATCCTGCTGGAGGGGACCGTGCTGCCGGACGGGCGTTCGGCAACGGTGATCGGCTTTGGCGTGAATTGCGCCCATCATCCCCTCGACACACCCTATCCGACGACGGATCTCAGTGCGGCCGGTTACCCGACCCGGCCCTCGGAACTGCTGGACGCGCTCGATGTGGCGCTGCGGGACAGGCTGGACGAGTGGGCGCAGGGCGCGGGCTTTGCGCAGACGCGCGAGGCGTGGGTGCGCCGGGCGCCGGGCCTTGGCCACGAGGTAAGGGTGCGCTTCGGTGAGCGAGAGGCGTATGGAGTGTTCGAGGCACTGGACTTTTCCGGTGCTATGATTCTGCGCCGCGCGGATGGTGCGCGTGAAACGATAAGCGCCGGCGACGTATTTCCGTCGCCAGGTGCGCAGGCTTGAAAGGCAAGTGTAAGTGAGCAAGTCGCCGGATGAGTTGGTATTCGCCGCACTGGGAGGTGTCGGCGAAATCGGCATGAATCTCGGGGTTTATGGCTTCGGGCCCAAGCACCGGCGCAAATGGCTCGCGGTCGATCTCGGCATTTCGTTTGCCGCGCCGGATGTCCCGGGCATCGACATCATCATGCCGGACGTGACGTTCCTGGAACAGGAGCGCGAGCGCGGCAATCTGGTCGGGCTGGTGCTGACTCATGGCCATGAGGACCATGTGGGCGCCCTGGTGGACCTTTGGCCGAAGCTGGGTTGCCCGGTCTATACGACGCCGTTCACCCATGCGCTCGCCGAGGCGCGCCGTCTCAACGAGCCGGGCGCGCCCAAGATTCCG comes from the Ancylobacter pratisalsi genome and includes:
- a CDS encoding biotin--[acetyl-CoA-carboxylase] ligase yields the protein MSTARTRGATPVVRYPSVGSTNAEAMAQARGPAPRWFVAERQTGGRGRRGRPWTSEPGNLYASLLLVDAGPAARLPELCFVAALGLYDAVRAVTGIDPLRIGLKWPNDVLIDGAKLAGILLEGTVLPDGRSATVIGFGVNCAHHPLDTPYPTTDLSAAGYPTRPSELLDALDVALRDRLDEWAQGAGFAQTREAWVRRAPGLGHEVRVRFGEREAYGVFEALDFSGAMILRRADGARETISAGDVFPSPGAQA